The Pontibacter korlensis sequence AGTGGAGCTGGCAAAAAGGGTAGTGGATATGTGGATGAGCTTGTTGAAAAGTATAAGTGCGATGGCTGTGCTAAACACAGCCAATATAGCAATGTACATCAGCGCTTCCCAAGCTCCTGGCACATGCTGCAGTTTGTAGAAAAAGTCAGTGGTGAGCAGGTAAACCAACGCTACAGGCCCTACAGTAAGTAGCGCCAGGCTTGATAGAGCAATCGCCTTCATGCCGTGCAGGCGGTGCTTGATGATGTTAGCACTGGTGCCGTAGAAAATAGTGGCTAGCACAATGTATAGGCCATAGTACATGTTGCCTAGGTCAGCATTACCATTCCCGGAGAAAATCAAGACAGCCGTACCTGCGATTCCAATAATAATGCCCAACATGCGCATCCAGGTGATGGGCTGGCCAAATAAGACTGCGCCGACCAGGAGCGTGAACAGCGCAGTTAACGAGTTAAGTACACCCGCTAGCCCGCTGGCCAGTCGCGTTTCGGCTATGGCAAATAGAAAGGCCGGAAAGAAGTTGCCTAGTAGCCCGGTGCCTAGTAAAAACTTCCAGCGGCTTGACTCTACTTTGCGCAGGTTTTTAATAGCAAACGGTAATAATGCTGCACATGCAATGACCATGCGCAAAGCACCTACTTCATCAGAAGCATATACTACCAACCCTTTTTTGATGAGTATAAACGAGGTGCCCCAAATGAGCGCAAGTATGGTAACCAGAACCCAAGCTATTGCTGGAGTTGAGGTTTCTTGTGCAGCGGGAGTAGTGGCAGTTTTGATAGTTGGAAAGTTAGAAGGTTAAAAAGTTAGAAAGTTGTTTATAATAGAAACCAGCTTCCCGACTTAAATGCAAATATAAAAGGAGTTGAAGTCTCAACATGCACGTCAAACCTTCAACTCCTTAAAAACTTTCTAACCCTCTAACTTTTTAACTCTCCACATAGCTCATGGTTTGGGCGATCTCGTCCAGCGTGTCGTAGATCTCCTGAATGTCTTCAGACTGCACCAGTTTCATGCGCAGCGGCTTGAAGTGTGGAAGGCCACGGAAGTAGTTAGTGTAGTGACGGCGCATCTCAAAGATGCCCAACTTGTCACCCTTCCATTCCAGCGAGTGCGTAAAGTGCTGGCGGCATACTTCCACGCGCTCCTCCAGTGTCGGCCCCGGCAGTATCTCACCGGTGTTCATGTAATGCTTGATTTCGTTGAAGATCCACGGGTAGCCGATGCTGGCGCGGCCGATCATAATGCCATCCACGCCGTACTTGTTGCTGTATTCCAGTGCTTTCTGCGGAGAATCAATGTCGCCGTTGCCGAAGATCGGGATGTGCATGCGCGGGTTGTTCTTAACCTCTGCGATCAGGCTCCAGTCGGCCTCCCCTTTATACATTTGCACGCGCGTGCGGCCATGTATACTTAAAGCTTTTATGCCGATATCCTGCAGACGCTCAGCTGTCTCTACAATGTACTTGGTGTTCTCGTCCCAGCCCAGGCGTGTCTTTACTGTAACAGGCAAGTCAGTCGCTTTTACGATTTCCTCGGTCATTTTTACCATTTTAGGAATATCGCGCAGCAAAGCAGCTCCAGCACCTTTACAGGCTACATTCTTTACAGGGCAGCCATAGTTAATATCGATTAGGTCTGGGCCTGCCTGTGCCGATACAATAGCGGCCTCACGCATCGACTCAATATCAGATCCGAAAATCTGTATACCAATAGGGCGCTCGTAGTCAAAAATGTCGAGTTTTTGCACACTTTTGGCGGCATCACGTATCAAACCCTCAGAGGAGATAAACTCCGTGTACATAAGGTCGGCACCGTTGGCTTTACACACTTTACGGAACGGCGGATCACTCACGTCCTCCATTGGTGCGAGTAGTAACGGAAACTCTCCTAGCTCTATGTTAGCAATCTTTACCAAAGCAAAATCTATATTTTCGCGTAAATTTACGCCAATAAAACCTAATTTTCAGTATGAAAGGTTTCATCTCGAAAGATCTGTACCCAAGTTGGGTATTGTTACTGCTGATAGTATACATGGCTGGCGGTTACTTTGTGGCGATGTTTGCCGTGGGTTTGCTGGCAAATTGGATCTTTGGGATTAGTCTTTTTGAGCTGGCAAATGTGGCCACTAACCCGGCCGATCATCCGCAAGGACCGGATGTAATGCTGCTCTTGCAGGGCGTGCTGCAATTCATTGCCTTTATTATCGCACCTGCTATCCTTTTGCTTTCCCTCAACTATAGGCTAGGCGATTATTTGAATTGGAAGGTGCGGTCTCCCTGGCTACTGGTGCTGCTGAGCGGCCTGCTGATTATTGCTATCATGCCCGCTAACTCTGTTATCATCAACTGGAACGCCAACATGGGCTTTCCTGACTTTATGAGTGGCTTTGAGCAATGGGCACGGGAACAGGAAGAGCAGTTGGCAGAGCTTACTAAGCTCATTACTCAATTTAGCTCTGTGCCTGAGTTACTGATAGGTCTGGTGGTGTTTGCGGCTATACCTGCTGTAGGGGAGGAGCTGGTGTTCAGAGGTATTGCACAGCGGCAAATCTTCCGCTGGTCTGGTAACATACATGTGGCCATTTGGGTAACAGGTATCATCTTCGCCGCCATCCACGTGCAGTTCTTTGGCTTTTTGCCACGGGCTATACTTGGAGCACTGTTTGGTTATTTATACTTTTGGTCGGGCCGCATTATTGTGCCGATTGTGGCGCACTTTGTAAACAACGGGTTTACGGTTTTTATGCTATACTTGCAGCAAACGCGCACCATTGATGCGGATATTGAGAGCACAGAGGCAATGCCGTGGTACCTTATAGCGTTGTCGGTTTTGATAAGTGCCGCTATTCTGTACTTTCTGTACCAGTCTTTTATCCGCCTGCCACTGCGCGAAGAAAGTATGGCTGAGACCCGCGAAATAGAAGACCGGGCATAAGTAAAACAACCAAAGCTAATCCTCTTATACTTGTCGCTACGCCGATACAAGTCCTTTTCATGAGTAAAAAATTATCAACCCTCAGTAATCTAAACCAACGAATCATAGTAGGGGTGCTGGGCGCCGCGTTGTTTGTAGGGAGTATCTGGTATAGCGAGTGGACCTATTATCTGTTGTTTCTGGGGCTTACCCTGCTAGGCATCTCTGAGTTTTATACTTTGGTAGGAGTGCAGGGTATGAGGCCTAATAAGCCACTGGGGCTTATGCTTGGCGGTGTGTTCTTTACGTCTGTATTTCTGGTGCAGAAAGACTCTGCTCCCGGAGAGTTATTGTACCTCTCTTTACCGTTGCTGTTTCTGGTATTTATCGCTGAAATGTACCGCAAGAAGCCGCAACCTTTCACCAACATTGCTTTCACTATAACCGGTGCGGCCTATGTGGCTGGCCCGTTTGGGCTGTTGCACCTGCTGGGATACCTGGGCGGCGAGTACAGCTGGCAGCCTATACTTGGCCTGATGCTGCTTATTTGGGCATCAGATACCGGTGCATATATAGCAGGTAAGAACTTTGGTAAACATAAACTGTTCGAGCGCGTATCGCCTGGCAAGACCTGGGAAGGTTGGATTGGCGGTACCATATTGGCTGTGCTGGTTGGCTACGGTATGTCCTTCGTGTTTATGGACCTAGAGGTGTACCAATGGATAGGCATGGCGGTATTGGTAGCCATTTTCGGGGTTCTTGGAGACCTTTCGGAGTCTATGCTTAAGCGCAGCCTTGGCGTAAAAGACTCAGGCACACTGTTGCCAGGCCACGGTGGCCTTCTCGATCGTTTCGACAGCCTCTTAATGGCTATTCCATTCATTGTTGCCTTCCTCCAGATCTTCTAAAAAATTTTGTAGCCTGCCCGTAGGAGGTTGCAAGTATAATTCTCAACTTTGCCTCGAATTTATCAATGATTGATTACTCACACTAAATTTTATTGAGTAGATGATGTTATATAAAGAGCCAGCACCGATCAAGGATAGGGAAAATCCTTTCGAGTCGATGATGTCGCGCTTCAACATTGCAGCTGAGGTGCTAGGGTTGGATGAGGAGGTGTACAACGTTCTTAAGTCTCCTACGCGTCAGGTAATAGTGAATGTGCCTGTTACGATGGATGATGGCAAGGTGCGTGTGTTCGAAGGCTTCCGTGTAATTCACTCTAACATTCTGGGCCCATCAAAAGGCGGTATCCGTTATGCCCCGGATGTGTTTCTGGATGAAGTGAAAGCACTTGCTGCCTGGATGACCTGGAAGTGTGCTGTAGTTGACATTCCTTATGGTGGAGCAAAAGGTGGTATAATCTGTGATCCATACTCTATGTCTGCTGGCGAAATTGAACGCTTAACCAGAGCTTATACCTCTTCTTTGGTAGATATCTTTGGCCCTGACCGAGACATTCCAGCTCCGGATATGGGTACTGGCCCGCGTGAGATGGCTTGGCTGATGGACGAATACTCTAAAACAAAAGGCTCTACCGAACACGCTGTAGTAACAGGTAAACCGCTGGTATTAGGTGGTTCGCTTGGCCGTGTAGAGGCTACTGGCCGTGGTGTAATGGTGTCGGCAATGGCTGCGATGGATAAACTGGGTATGGATCCTAATAAATCAACAGCTGTGGTACAGGGCTTCGGTAACGTAGGTGCCTGGGCAGCTAAGCTGATGGCTGAGCGTGGCGTTAAAATACTTGGTGTTAGTGATGTGAGCGGTGCTTACTGGAATGACAACGGTATTGATATTGAGGAGGCTATTGAGTATAAAAATGCACACAACGGCCGTCTTGAGGGCTACAAAGGTGCAGAGCAAATGGATCCGGGCGAACTGCTTACTACTAAAGTGGACGTGCTGGTACCGGCCGCTGTGGAAGACGTTATCACGATCCACAATGTAAACAAGATCCAGGCCCGCCTGATTGTAGAAGGTGCCAACGGTCCAACCTCTTATAAGGCTGACAATATCATCAACGAGAAAGGTATTATGGTAGTGCCGGATATTCTCGCTAACTCTGGAGGTGTTACCGTGTCATACTTCGAGTGGGTGCAAAACCGCATGGGCTTTAAATGGACACTGGACCGCGTAAATGAGCGTGCCGAGCGCATTATGAACGAGGCCTTTGAGCGTGTGTATGCAGCATCGCAGAAGTATAATGTGCCAATGCGTATTGCAGCCTACATTGTAGCAATCGATAAAGTTGCCATGACATACAAATATCGCGGGGGCTTCTAGAAAAATTTTTAGAGGAATAAGCGAAAGATTGTATAATTTTGAAGCAGGTAATAGCCCATCTATGTAACTGGATGGGCTATTATAACTTATAAAGTACCTGCGGCAAACATAAAATCGGATGAAAATTCACAAGGAAGGACGGAAAATATTATTTTTTACATTGTTGATTTTGGTAGTGCTTAACCTGTTGCTCTACAACTTCAACGCAGAGAATGGTACCTTTAATAAAGTTTTTTCCGCCGTTTCAGCCGTTCTTTTCCTGTTAATCCTGCAGTTCTTCCGAAGCCCTTATCGTACTTTGCTGCTGCATGATGACTTGATTATTGCCCCGGCCGATGGCAAAGTGGTAGTAATTGAAGAGGTGGAGGAGCCGGAGTATTTCAAAGATAAGCGTAAGCAGATTTCTATTTTCATGTCGCCGATCAATGTGCACATCACGCGCAACCCTGTATCCGGCATCGTAAAATATTTTAAGTATCACCCGGGGAACTACTTTGTAGCTTGGCACCCAAAATCAAGCACGCAGAATGAGCGTACTACCGTAGTGGTGGAATCTACGGCAGGGCCGGAAGTGCTTTTTCGCCAGATTGCCGGAGCTATGGCACGCCGTATTGTATGGTATGTGAATGAGGGCGACGAGGTGAGCCAGGGAGAAGAATTCGGCTTTATCAAATTCGGTTCTCGTGTAGACATCTTTGTGCCACTTGACACAGAAATCAAAGCCGAGTTGGGTCAGAAAACTAAAGGTGGCCAAACAGTAATCGCCCAGTTGAAGACGCCACCACCAACTATCTTTGGGTAAAACAATGGACATAAAGCATAAAACAGAAAGGCCGCTGCAAGTATAAACTGCAGCGGCCTTTCTGTTTTATAAAGCTTGAAGCGTTTAGTACCAGCTTTCTACGAGTTTCATCAGTTGCTCCAGATACTTTTGGTCTACTGCATCAAAGTCGTTGAGCTTGTCGCTGTCGACATCTAGCACCAGTTTTACCTCGCCATCTTTTATGGCTGGCAACACAATTTCTGACTTAGAGTCGCTGCTGCAGGCAATATGACCAGGAAAAGCCTCCACATCAGGAACTAAGATAGTTTTCTGCTGAGTATAGCAGGCACCGCAAACTCCTTTGTGGTAAGCTATGCGTGTGCAGGCAACAGGTCCTTGGAATGGCCCCAGTACCAGCTGTTCTTCCTTATTGAAGTACACGCCTACCCAAAAGAAGCCCATGCCCTGGCGCAGAGCAGCTACCATATTAGAGATGTTGGCTATAAGATCAGTTTCGCCTGTAGTTAATGCTTCTATTTGCGGAAGCAGCGCTTTATACTTTTCCTCTTTGCTTAAGTTAGCATCTACTATAAGAGACTCGGCCATAGTGTAGTTACGAATGAGAAATTGGGTAAATAAGTAATTTATGCTTGATTATCAGTAACGTTTTTATCTGTTATGGTAGTGCAACAGCTGATCAAGGCCTATGGTTTGAATGCTGCTCAATTTACCGAACGCCATACCTGGAGCCTTCACGCCGGCAGGTATAGTTTTGTGCAGGCTTTTAAAGACCAAAGCTTCGTCCCAAAGGTTAGCCTGCAGCAGGCTCTCCAGCAGAAAAGTGCCACCCTCTACCATCACCGACAGCACATTGCGCTGGTGCAGCTCCTGCATGATCTGCGGTAGCATGGGTTCATCCTCCCTCAGTTGCACAAAGTGTACATTTTCGCGGCTCTCCTGCTCTTTGTAAGTATAAACCACCGTAGGCTGGCTTCCGTCAAAAAGGTGAAGGTGAGGGGGGAGGAGCAGGTTTTTGTCTATCACAATGCGAAGCGGGCTAGAGCCATGCCAGAGGCGCGTGTTCAGGCGAGGGTTATCGTAGAGGGCAGTACGACTGCCAACCATAATTGCCTGCTCTTCAGATCGCCATTTATGCACCAGCCTTTGTGCCAGCACTCCACTGATCTGCTCTTGTTGGTAGTTGGCTGCAGCGATAAAACCGTCTGCTGTCTCGGCCCATTTAAGCGTAAGATAGGGGCGCTTTCGGCTGTGGAAAGTAAAGAAACGTCTGTTTAGTTCAAGTCCTTCTTCCTCCAGAACGCCTACCTTTACCTGTGTTCCCGCCTCAAATAGCTTTTTGATGCCACGGCCCGCTACCAGTGGGTTAGGGTCAGTATTGCAGATAACTACATCCTTTACACCATGGCTAATAAGCAAATCGGCACAGGGAGGGGTTTTGCCATAGTGCGAGCACGGTTCCAGTGTTACATATACGCGGCTCTTAGGTAACAAACTTTTATCCTCTACTGAGGCAATAGCGTTCACCTCGGCATGCGGGCCGCCATGCTGTTTATGCCAGCCTTCACCAATAATCTGCCCGTCGTGCACCACCACACAACCTACCATTGGATTGGGGCTGGTGCAGCCATTGCCTAGGCGAGCCAGCTCCAGGGCGCGTTGCATACATCTTTCGTCGGACATAGGACAGTTAAAAAGTTGGAGAGTTAAGAAGTTAGAAGATTACTTAAAATAGGGTCTTGGCGCAATCACGATGAGCCAAAGGTGGCTTTATCAGCACTTCCTAACATTTAAACCTTATAGCTTTCTACCTCAGAAAGCCTACTTTTGCAAAGATACCTAAATCAAGAGAAAGTATAGACGTGGCTACTATTCAACAGTTACAGCAAATCGTTCGGGAAAGTATAAAAGGTACACACTCAGAGCCAGAAGTAGCAAGTATAGCTCAACTGGTGCTGGAGCATGTACTGCAAAAGAACCGGGTGCAGCTATCGCTGTCGCAGCAGGAAGAGGTAGCTCCCGAGCAGGTGGCGCAGGTAGAACAGATGGTGCAGCGACTACAGAAGCATGAGCCGGTGCAGTATGTGTTGGGGGTGGCGCATTTCTATGGTCTGGAGCTACAGGTGGATGAACGTGTGCTAATACCAAGGCCCGAGACGGAGGAGTTAGTTGATTTGGTGCTGCGAGAGCATAAAGGGCAGGAGGGGCTACAAGTGCTGGATATTTGTGCAGGCAGTGGGTGCATTCCATTGGCCTTGGCAGCAAATTTGCCCCGTGCACAAGTATACGGCCTTGAGGTATCGGAAGGAGCATTGAAGGTAGCCAAAGCTAATGCCAGAGAGTATAACCTGCTAGTAGAGTGGATACAGGCGGATATTTTTGAGCCAGTGCCTCGTATAGCTGCTGAGTCCTTAGATATTATCACGAGTAATCCGCCCTATGTGCTTGAAGAGGAGAAGATGCAGATGCGGCAGAACGTACTGCAGTATGAACCCCACCTGGCGCTGTTCGTGCCTGACCAGGATCCGCTTAAATACTACAAAAGAATAACTGAGGTGGCGCTACAGCTTCTGAAAAAAGGTGGTAACTTATACTTTGAGATAAACGAGCGCTACGGCCAGCAGGTGCAAGAGCTTCTAAACCAAGCAGGCTTTGCAGAGGCGGAGGTAGTTGAGGATTTGTTTGGCAAGGAGCGCATCGTTAAGGGCATACGATAGCTTATGCACAGAAAATAAGGAGTAAATTATTCGATGTAAAAGTTAAAATTGTACTTTTGCAGCAAAGTATACTCTGCGCAGGCGTGCTGAAGCATTAGCTACTATAAAGTTGTACTGCTCGCTTATGATAGGTCGTTCCATTCACGTTTTGTGGAGTGGCACTAATCAAATACTAGTAAAATACTTGAACAGACTAAACAAACATAATCAACGTGTACCAGGAAATACTTAATAAAGAAGCCAAACTTGCAGTTATTGGCTTAGGCTACGTAGGATTGCCTATTGCATTAGCCTTTGCTAAGAAAGTAAAAGTAATCGGGTTTGATATAAACTCGAAGCGCGTAGAATTAATGCGCAACAACATTGACCCAAGTGGAGAGTTGGAGAGCAGCGAATTTGAGGGGGCAGACATAGAGTTTACTGATAGTCTTGATGTACTGCGCGAGGCCTGCTTCTTTATTGTGGCTGTTCCTACACCTATCGACGAGCATGCTCAGCCAGACCTAAAGCCACTTCTTTCTGCCTCTACTACTGTTGGTAAAGTGCTGAAGAAAGGTGACTATGTCGTGTTTGAATCGACAGTGTATCCTGGTTGCACGGAGGAAGACTGTGTACCAGTACTGGAGCGTGAGTCAGGGTTGAAGTTTGGTGAAGACTTCAAAGTAGGTTATTCACCGGAGCGTATAAACCCAGGTGATAAGGAGCATACTTTGGCAAAGATTGTGAAAGTTGTCTCTGGTAGCGATCCGGAGGCAGCCGAAGAAATTGCGCAAGTATATGAACTAGTGATTGATGCAGGTGTACACCGTGCTTCTACTATCAAAGTGGCTGAGGCTGCCAAAGTGATTGAGAACACACAGCGTGACCTTAACATTGCGCTCATGAACGAGTTGTCCATCATCTTTGATAAGATGAACATCAACACTTATGAGGTTTTGGAGGCTGCAGGCACTAAATGGAACTTCCTGCGTTTCTCTCCTGGTCTGGTGGGCGGCCACTGCATCGGTGTAGATCCATACTACCTGACTTACAAAGCCAAGGCATTAGGTTATGATGCCAAAGTTATCCTCAGCGGTCGCAGCACCAACGATAACATGGGCGCGCATATCGCCAACAAACTGGTGAAAATGATGATCATGCGCGGCAAGAATGTTTCTCAGACGAAGGTGCTGGTAATGGGAGCTACTTTCAAGGAAAACGTAGAAGATATTCGTAACTCTAAGGTAGTAGATGTGATTCGTGAGTTGAGGAGCTTCAATGTAAATGTTGAGGTAGTGGATCCCTACGCAAGCTCTGAAGAACTGCAGCACGAGTATGGTTTTGGTCTGGTGGAAGAGGCTGGTAAGGACTATGATGCTGTTGTGGTGGCTGTGCCGCACAAGCCGTACCTGGAACTGGATGAGAACTATTTCAAGTCAATCATGAACGGTAGTCCTATTCTTGTGGACCTGAAGGGCATCTTCCGCAACAAGATTTCTGAAATAGAATATAAGAGTTTATAAAAAATTAGACTGTTGGCAAACGAAAAGATATTGGTAACCGGAGGCGCAGGCTATATCGGCTCTCACACCGTGGTGGAGCTGGTGGAAGCAGGATACGAGCCTGTGATTATAGACAACTTCTCTAACTCAGAGGAGAGTGCACTTGAGGGAATTGCAGATATACTTGGTCGCAATGTACCTTGTCACCGCATCGATTGTACTGATGTTGAGGCGTTGCGGCAGGTGTTTAGACAGGAACAGAATATACAAGGTGTAATCCACTTTGCAGCTTATAAGGCTGTAGGGGAATCAGTGTCGGAGCCACTAAAGTACTACCACAATAATGTAGGCTCTCTTGTAGCGCTGCTGCAGGTGATGGATGAGTTTAAGGTGCCTAGCCTGGTGTTTTCATCATCCTGCACGGTGTATGGCATTCCGGATAAGTTGCCTGTAACGGAAGAGACGCCGGTGCAGAAAGCTAACTCTCCATATGGAAATACTAAAAAGGTATGTGAAGAGGTTCTTACTGATCTCGCTAGCAGCGGGAAAAGTCAGCTTAAATCCATTGCTCTGCGTTACTTTAACCCTATTGGAGCCCACCCCTCAGCAAAGATTGGAGAGTTGCCACTAGGGGTGCCAAATAACTTAGTGCCTTTTATTACACAAACAGCGGCAGGAATACGTGAGCAGCTTACAGTATTTGGGGATGACTATGATACACCGGATGGCACGTGTGTTCGGGACTACATTCATGTGGTAGATTTGGCAAAAGCACACGTGGTGGCAGTAGAGCGTTTGCTGCAGGGCAAAGCTGACAGCATTGAATTCTTTAATGTAGGCACAGGTACAGGTAATACTGTACTAGAGGCGATCAAAGCTTTTGAGAAGGCATCAGGGCAGAAGCTGAACTATAAAGTAGGTCCACGCCGTGCCGGTGATGTGCCTAAGATATACGCTGACGTGACCAAAGCGACAGAGGTGCTTGGTTTCAAAACCACCAGCACACTGGAAGAAGCGATGAAAAGCGCTTGGGATTGGCAAGTGTCTCTTCAGAAAGTAAAATAGTAGATATTAAGATGAAGGTATTGATTACAGGGGGTGCTGGTTTCATTGGTTCGCACGTGGTGCGGCTGTTCGTTACCAAGTACCCGCACTACCAGGTCTACAACCTCGACAAGCTCACCTACGCGGGCAACTTGGAGAACCTCTCCGACATCGAGGACAGGGAGAACTACACCTTCCTCAGGGGAGACATCGTGGACGCAGGCTACCTGGAGGAGATCTTCTCCGGGTATAAGTTCGACGCGGTGATCCACCTGGCGGCCGAGTCGCACGTGGACCGCTCCATTACAGACCCCTTGGCTTTCGTCGAGACGAACGTGATCGGCACGGTGAACCTGCTGAACGCGGCCAGGAGGCACTGGAAAGATGACTTGGGCAAGCACCTGTTCTACCACATCTCCACCGACGAGGTGTACGGCTCGCTGGGCGAGCAGGGGCTCTTCACCGAGTCCACGGCCTACGACCCGCGCTCCCCGTACTCAGCCTCCAAGGCCTCTTCCGACCACTTCGTCAGGGCCTGGCACCATACCTACGGCCTGCCGGTGAAGGTGTCCAACTGCTCGAACAACTACGGCCCGAACCACTTCCCCGAGAAGCTCATCCCGCTGGCGATCCACAACATCAAAAGCGAAAAGCCGGTGCCGGTGTACGGTAAAGGAGAGAATGTGCGTGATTGGCTCTACGTGCTCGACCACGCGAGGGCCATCGATGTGATCTTCCATGAGGGCAGGGTGGGCGAGACCTACAACATCGGCGGGGTGAACGAGTGGCGCAACCTGGACCTAATCCACTTGCTCTGCGATGTGATGGACCAGAAGCTGGGGCGCGAGAAGGGCCACT is a genomic window containing:
- the galE gene encoding UDP-glucose 4-epimerase GalE, which gives rise to MANEKILVTGGAGYIGSHTVVELVEAGYEPVIIDNFSNSEESALEGIADILGRNVPCHRIDCTDVEALRQVFRQEQNIQGVIHFAAYKAVGESVSEPLKYYHNNVGSLVALLQVMDEFKVPSLVFSSSCTVYGIPDKLPVTEETPVQKANSPYGNTKKVCEEVLTDLASSGKSQLKSIALRYFNPIGAHPSAKIGELPLGVPNNLVPFITQTAAGIREQLTVFGDDYDTPDGTCVRDYIHVVDLAKAHVVAVERLLQGKADSIEFFNVGTGTGNTVLEAIKAFEKASGQKLNYKVGPRRAGDVPKIYADVTKATEVLGFKTTSTLEEAMKSAWDWQVSLQKVK
- the rfbB gene encoding dTDP-glucose 4,6-dehydratase, encoding MKVLITGGAGFIGSHVVRLFVTKYPHYQVYNLDKLTYAGNLENLSDIEDRENYTFLRGDIVDAGYLEEIFSGYKFDAVIHLAAESHVDRSITDPLAFVETNVIGTVNLLNAARRHWKDDLGKHLFYHISTDEVYGSLGEQGLFTESTAYDPRSPYSASKASSDHFVRAWHHTYGLPVKVSNCSNNYGPNHFPEKLIPLAIHNIKSEKPVPVYGKGENVRDWLYVLDHARAIDVIFHEGRVGETYNIGGVNEWRNLDLIHLLCDVMDQKLGREKGHSRKLITFVKDRAGHDLRYAIDSSKLMRELGWRPSVTFEEGLSKTVDWYLENPGWLESVTSGNYQSYYEQQYTNR